Proteins encoded within one genomic window of Haematobia irritans isolate KBUSLIRL chromosome 5, ASM5000362v1, whole genome shotgun sequence:
- the LOC142238079 gene encoding acyl-coenzyme A oxidase 1-like, producing MNKIEIPKTVNPDLAIERENASFNPDEMAAFFWGKKEIVEMKRLIEEELYTDLDDPLNHEFTSYEEMASIAVKHAVAATKKLRAIQDRLNPEGSEVYPTLMGGPTGAALMPAGNPFAVHLVMFTRALKGQGTPEQYEKFGRRADNCEIIGTFAQTELGHGTYLRGLQSRADYDRKTQEFILNTPTMTSYKWWPGGLGHTCNYCIFVAQLFIDNEPKGIQMFVVQIRDEETHMPLPGVHVGEIGKKLGMNGVNNGFLGLKNYRVPRMNMLMKNQQVLPDGTFIKSPVSQLSYFPMVYVRCMVAIGNALMLAQAATVVTRYSVVRRQSPIEESEPEPKVLEHLTQQMKVIPEIATAIAYRLAAGNLYQMYNQTADAISRQDFSRLPELHALACILKVSCSYDSTFGIERLRQGCGGHGYLLAANLGSLFATATAACTYEGENSVLYMQVGKILMKVWADHLEGKKLMPTMSYLSECAQMSHFPNWTGTWDCLVKALQFACVGATRVAYNSYNARLRAGQSQPVAVNNSALELTKAAELHGRVYVTGNFYQEVMHGQGKNKRSPQFQKVLENLLELHVIQTFFRHLGDILRFVPVKENEIAALQVRLEEALKKLRPDVIAITDGFEFHDKVLSSALGSYDGNVYERLFEAALKHPLNKKPVPDFFEQHLKPFMKENAAKAKAKL from the exons AGGAAGAGCTATACACGGATTTAGACGATCCCCTTAACCATGAATTTACCTCTTACGAAGAAATGGCTTCCATTGCTGTAAAACATGCAGTAGCAGCTACTAAAAAATTGAGAGCTATACAGGATCGTTTAAATCCCGAAGGAAGTGAAGTATATCC gACCCTAATGGGTGGACCTACAGGTGCGGCTCTTATGCCAGCAGGTAATCCCTTTGCCGTACACTTGGTCATGTTCACAAGAGCACTGAAAGGACAAGGTACCCCAGAACAATATGAGAAATTTGGGCGTCGTGCTGATAATTGTGAAATTATTGGAACCTTTGCTCAAACGGAATTGGGTCATGGAACATATCTTAGAGGCTTGCAATCCCGAGCTGATTATGATCGTAAAACACaggaatttattttaaacactCCCACCATGACATCCTATAAATGGTGGCCTGGAGGAT TGGGTCATACCTGCAATTATTGTATTTTTGTGGCTCAACTCTTTATCGACAATGAACCCAAGGGCATTCAAATGTTTGTCGTTCAAATCCGCGATGAGGAAACCCATATGCCTCTGCCTGGTGTCCATGTTGGAGAGATTGGCAAAAAATTGGGTATGAATGGTGTTAACAATGGTTTCCTGGGTCTGAAAAATTATCGTGTGCCTCGCATGAATATGCTAATGAAAAATCAGCAAGTTCTGCCCGATGGTACATTCATCAAAAGTCCAGTATCTCAGTTGTCCTATTTCCCCATGGTATATGTACGCTGTATGGTGGCCATTGGTAATGCGCTAATGTTAGCCCAAGCTGCGACGGTTGTGACTCGATATTCGGTGGTAAGACGTCAAAGTCCCATCGAAGAGAG CGAACCTGAACCAAAAGTTTTGGAACATTTAACCCAACAAATGAAAGTTATACCTGAAATTGCCACAGCCATTGCATATCGGTTAGCTGCTGGAAATTTATACCAAATGTATAATCAGACAGCCGATGCAATCAGTCGCCAAGATTTCTCTCGTCTTCCAGAACTTCATGCCTTAGCGTGTATTTTAAAAGTTTCCTGTTCTTATGATTCCACATTTGGCATTGAACGTTTGCGTCAAGGATGTGGTGGTCATGGTTATTTGTTAGCTGCCAATTTGGGTAGTCTTTTTGCCACTGCCACCGCTGCCTGTACCTATGAGGGTGAAAATTCTGTATTGTATATGCAAGTGGGTAAAATCCTTATGAAAGTTTGGGCTGATCATTTGGAGGGGAAGAAATTAATGCCAACAATGTCATATTTATCGGAATGTGCTCAAATGTCACATTTCCCAAATTGGACTGGAACGTGGGATTGTCTGGTGAAAGCTTTACAATTTGCATGTGTTGG AGCCACTCGTGTTGCCTATAACAGTTACAATGCCCGCTTGAGGGCTGGCCAAAGTCAACCTGTTGCTGTGAACAATTCCGCTCTGGAACTTACTAAAGCAGCTGAACTGCATGGTCGTGTTTATGTTACCGGCAACTTTTATCAAGAAGTTATGCATGGTCAAGGCAAGAACAAGCGCTCACCACAATTCCAAAAAGTATTGGAAAATTTATTGGAATTACATGTCATACAGACATTCTTCCGtcatttgggtgatattttAAGA TTTGTCCCAgttaaagaaaatgaaattgcAGCCTTGCAAGTGCGTTTAGAAGAGGCCCTTAAGAAATTACGCCCTGATGTTATAGCCATAACCGATGGTTTTGAGTTTCACGATAAAGTTTTAAGTTCGGCTTTGGGTTCCTATGATGGCAATGTTTACGAGCGTTTGTTTGAGGCTGCCCTTAAACATCCACTGAATAAGAAACCTGTGCCCGATTTCTTTGAACAGCATTTGAAGCCATTTATGAAGGAGAATGCTGCAAAAGCCAAAGCTAAATTGTAA